A genomic stretch from Daphnia magna isolate NIES unplaced genomic scaffold, ASM2063170v1.1 Dm_contigs255, whole genome shotgun sequence includes:
- the LOC123467982 gene encoding putative inactive carboxylesterase 4: MKSLLLPIIVIFLLAGHYLAEVSSQVILEVPGYGVLNGTNENSTYTERPFYAFRGVFYAEKPTPENRFLPPLPKIPYSMDEIQQTTNNNAGCPQLNSTNEDCLSLNIFTPQLPFESDKLLPVMVWVHGGGFSLGHALEYLPNRFMEHDIVLVPIQYRLGPLGFLSFDTDDVPGNAGIFDQIEALRWVNKHIQYFGGDPSQITIAGESAGSASITLLLLAPQARGLFQRAIAESGSVLAEWALDGDGRGKAASLQISEMAGCPVEPYQDLLTCVRNIDPAELNEAYRDYSTAEMSKGGLGFSGSNPIIQVAGAQRIIESDPFELYNSGNFATVPTMFGANKQEGSVVLGLLYTSFLVPNNLTEDEEYLANDLVPQLLTIRCVSILRNCFFGRTYFNSYLFMMNGTKDIDDPTGELAAQLTEKYLSTAVMGNHVT, encoded by the exons ATGAAGTCGCTTTTGTTACCCATCATCGTTATTTTCCTTTTGGCCGGCCATTATTTAGCTGAGGTTTCTTCGCAAGTCATCCTCGAAGTACCTGGTTATGGCGTTCTTAACGGGACCAACGAAAACTCGACTTACACTGAACGTCCGTTCTACGCGTTTCGCGGTGTTTTTTACGCAGAAAAACCCACGCCTGAGAATCGATTTTTG CCACCGCTTCCGAAAATCCCCTACTCGATGGATGAAATCCAGCAGACTACCAATAATAATGCTGGTTGCCCTCAGCTTAATTCAACCAACGAGGATTGTCTTTCTCTGAATATCTTCACGCCACAA TTGCCATTTGAATCCGACAAGCTTCTTCCTGTCATGGTTTGGGTCCATGGAggaggtttttctcttggccATGCCCTCGAATATCTACCCAACAGATTTATGGAACACGACATCGTTCTAGTTCCGATTCAGTACCGCCTCGGTCCACTTG GTTTCCTCTCATTCGACACGGATGATGTTCCTGGCAATGCCGGCATTTTCGACCAAATCGAAGCTTTACGTTGGGTCAACAAACACATCCAATACTTTGGAGGAGATCCCAGTCAAATCACCATCGCAGGAGAAAGTGCTGGAAGCGCTAGTATTACGCTTCTTCTGTTGGCACCACAAGCAAGAG GACTCTTCCAACGGGCCATCGCCGAAAGCGGATCTGTTTTGGCTGAATGGGCCCTTGATGGCGACGGAAGAGGCAAAGCAGCTTCCCTTCAAATCTCTGAAATGGCAGGATGTCCAGTGGAACCTTACCAAGATTTACTCACTTGCGTGCGCAATATCGATCCCGCAGAACTGAACGAAGCATACCGAGACTACTCA ACGGCGGAAATGTCGAAAGGTGGCCTGGGCTTCAGCGGTTCCAATCCCATCATTCAAGTTGCTGGAGCACAACGGATTATCGAGTCCGACCCTTTTGAGTTATACAATTCCGGCAATTTTGCAACTGTTCCTACAAT GTTCGGtgcaaacaaacaagaaggCTCAGTGGTGTTAGGAC TGTTGTACACCAGTTTCTTAGTTCCCAACAATCTGACCGAAGACGAGGAGTATTTGGCAAATGATTTGGTCCCACAACTGCTGACTATACGTTGCGTTAGTATATTGAGAAACTGTTTCTTTGGTCGAACTTATTTTAATTCATATTTATTCATGATGAACGGAACAAAAGACATTGATGATCCTACTGGAGAACTGGCCGCTCAGTTGACGGAGAAATATTTGAGTACAGCAGTAATGG GAAACCATGTGACGTGA